From Quercus robur chromosome 8, dhQueRobu3.1, whole genome shotgun sequence:
TACATGCATACCTTAGGCAAGTTCATACTTTCTGTTGTTTATCTAAGTATCAAGTAGAACTGGCCATGCTAAGTGGCAAAAATCTTTGTTATAATGACATGATCAAATGAACACtcatgagcatcacttaaagcatttgaAAGTATTTCCATGATTCTGTTTGAAAACTAATTATCATCCCCAGTTCCTTAAACTTATTGATAAATGGAAAACTAGGTGGAGCCTAATATGAATAGATGCTCTGCAATTATGTACATTTTTGAGATTAAGGTTACACTTTGTTGGCATTATGGACTTAGCAGGCTTAATTTGTTCTATTGCTAATCATGTAGGGTGCAGTAACTGTGCTATCACTTATGCAGATAACTAAATGAAGCTATATCTCATTTCCATGTTAGTTAAAAGCTAAATGAAATGGAAGCTATGCTATAAGATccatataaataacacaagtatgaaacaaaaatttgtaactGTCCTTAAACTAATTACAAGTCTCGGAAATAGAAacaacagttaaaaaaaaaaagtgtaataaaaGGGGAGCAAAGAAGACAAGACAACTCAGGGCTTCATTTTTATCACAAGCTTGTCTTTTGGGGTCTTGCCAGGCTGAGTGATAGTTGCCGTGGAGGATGCTAGACCCTTACCCTTGGGGCCCTCCTTGGTAGGTATTGGGAGAGTTGCTAGAACAATCTCTATATTGTGAAGGGCCTCATTTTCCTTGGATAGGTCCTTAGGGTCAGCTGGGGGCAGGATAGCATTAGGGGCCACTTCCTTGGTCACCTTGTCTTGCTTCTCAGCACCTTCAGGCAGCTCTGCCTCCTTGGATGAGCTTTGGACTGAAGGGATAGCTTTGACTGGGCTCTCCTTCCTGGTATCTACCTCCTTAGAGGCAGCATCAGCCTTGGGGCCCGAGAAGCCTGAATCTTGAATAGCTGAAGGGTAGTACACGCTTTATGCTGTCATAAGGGCAGAAGAGGCCTCAACCCCAGCTTGGTTGAGGGCCTCATTCCACACTTGGAGGTAGTAATACCTACATACCTCCGAGACTTCAGGCTTAGGGGCTTTTTCAGTCTCTGCCACTCCTACTTCATACCCATCTTGCTCCGCTTGGTCCTTAGCCTTCTCGGCCTCTTCCAGTTTCTTTGATAGAATTTTTACTTGATCTCTGGCGGCAGCAAGATCGGCCTCGGTTTGCCGAAGTTGTTTGCGCTGGGCcttagcttgtttctttgccCCATCCAAGGCTGCCTTGGCACTTTTTTTGTCCCTTTCAATCTCGGTCAGCTTGGTGGTTAGCTCTTAGGACTTTTTGTCTTGCTACTTCATCCTTCATCATCCTGTGAGAGGAGTTTACTATTTCCTCAGCTCTAAAGGCAGCTTGGatagcctttaaaaaaaaatcatcagcAAAGTGTAAGTACAAGTATAAAAGAGACTGTTGCTAGGATAATGGGAAAGAGAAGATAGTAGGTGGACTTACCAGAGCGAGGTCTCTCTTTAAACTGAGGAAGATCTCGTGCTTCCTCATTGATCACCACTCGATCATGTTTTCAGGCAAGAGTAAAGCCTGCATTACAGCATCGGCCACGTAGCCGGACTTCCCTTGCTGGAAGTTTCTTATAGAAGCATCGGCAAGCAAGGGCGCCCCATCCAAGACTATGGCGGGGGTTCAGGTAGGGGTCCCAACTTGGGAATCACCCCTTCTATCCACCAAGGTCTGTGTCACCCTGGCCTGCTTGGCTCCTTTTTGGGGCTCGGTCTACTTAGCAAAGAGGCCTTTCCCTCCTTCTGCCACATCTTGACTTTTCTGATCCTCTTCCTTTTATGATCAGTAGTATCAACCCGAGGAGGTTGAGTGTGCAGAAGAAGGGGAAGCTTGGCTTGAGTGTCCTTCTTGGGCACTTTATCCCCAGCTTGTGACTCCATAATTACTAAAAGACCCGCCTTGAGCTTGCATTGTATCCCCATGTCTTTTGGTAGGAGGGAGTCTCCTTGGGCCTAGCTTGCTTACGTGAGAAGAGGGTGGCTGAGGTCACTAGATGGGATTTCAGGAGATGAGAGTCGATTGAAAACTTCAAAGTCGTCTTCAGAGTCAGAAACTTCAACGATCCCTTCCTCTTCCTCAGTTGGAGGCTGGGACAAGGTTGCCTCCTCCTTGACAGTGCGTTGGGATGGCAAGACTATTTTTGGGATGCCTTTTGGAATAGGGTTAGCGGTGAGGAAGCTGGGGACAGCAACACTTATCCGGTGTAGGCGCAGATCCCTTACTTTAATTACGCATTTTGGCGCTTGGAAACTTGTAGAGATAGGTGTGTAGCCGAGGATTATGTGTGCTTCCCTGAGCTAACCGTCGCTGTGAACGAACATCTCGACTTTAAGAATCTTGTCTGGGCTCTGCTCGTTAACTAAACTGAAGTTTGGAACGGTGGCGTTCATATCTACAAGACcatttggaaaacaaaaaatatcattagCAAAAATAGCACAAATCAAAGGAAACAATTCAATTACAAAGTATAAGCCTAGACAACTGGGTAGAGAACATATCAAGGGAAAATgaggaaattttaaaataataaacctaGACCTAAAACCCCACCTGGTTTTCCCTCTCTGGTTGGGCAAGGGAGGCCATCATGCCACTCCCCTGACACAATCAAAAAGTCCTTATTCATGCCTTTATTGGACTCGAGAAGACATGAAATGAGCCTAACCTCGAGGTACCTAGTTTTTAGGTAGTAACCCCGCCCTTTTAGGTGGTGGAGGTTATAGACTCAGTTGACATCATGGTGGATAAGCCCTAAGCCCATTTTCTCATTGAGGGTGTCTACACTCCCTAAAATCCTAAATATGTTTGGGACACATTGGGTGGGAGTTAGTCTATGAGCCCTAAGGTAGTCCCTGGTGATGGTGCTCATGGGGATTCTTATCCTACACTCTATCAAGGCAATCATTGGGATTACCACTTCTTATTCTTGCCTTTTCTCGTGTCATTTCCCTTCCTTACAATACCTAATTGACAATCCTGGTGGAATCCTATATTAAGCTCTAAAGTTCTCTATATTCTCCACGGAGTCTACCAGGCAAGCAAATCTACCCATATTTAGAGAAGGGTTAGAGGTGCTAAGATAGTAAAGGAGAAACTAAGAAGGTCAAGGAGGAATAGACAcggagaaaagaaaagtagatggaaaaataaatggaaaggtTTGTAAAGACTTATGCAAAGAAGAAAGGCCTCCTCAGATAGGCTCTTGAAATTTGTGAGGGCACGAATAGATTGAATGAGTGCGCAAGTTTAGTGTGTGAGTGCTAAAGTGAGGTGAATGATATGTTTGGGGTAGTATTTATATCAAGATAGAGTGATAAGCGGGAAAATTCCCACTCGAGTTCCAACAAAATCCTTAGCCATTGGATCGGCATCGCGCCGTAGAACGTGTGGAACATAGAGCCGCAAGAATTTAATGAAGGCGCGTCTTAAATGCCAAAGCATCAGGAGCATGCGTTGGGTAGTTAAAAAGATACCTGCATAAATGGTGATGAGGTGTGACAAGGTACGGGGTCACTGTAGTGACATCAAAATCCTCCTTTCTTCTCGAGGAGTCAGAGAGGAGAATTTCGagggggctattgtaggggtgtTAGGCCTAGCAAtatatatctatgtatatattgggccgGGGGCCTATCCGAGAACATGAAGTAGTCCAAGAAGGAGTGAACATTATCAGGGGAGTCTGTGTTAGTAAGTGAAGATGTTAGTTTTGATCATAAAAGTCCATGAAGGTGGTCCAAGGACGAATGCCTCCTTGGCTGATCAAAGTCGAGGTTCGAAGGGGTGGTCTACCATCCAGGGCAACGTTCTAGGAGATTCTATTGATACAGATAAGCATCACAGAAGCACAGGATAGAGggaagtcctaaaatatctaaagagaaAGCTGTtatcaccgcattaaatgctttgCACCTAACCAACTagccacatttatgtggaggtgatacttgaacagtaattttcagccttatAGCTATTACCAGGGACTTCAGAAAGGTTCtaatgggacaaggatcaacaccaGCAATCTACCCTACACGTGGAAGGTAAGGATGAGAGAAGGAAGGtagtataaaacaaaaagaagaccCTGAAGGAAAAAGATCGGAAAATTAagagagaaacactgtagcaataaGAACTATACTTGTAATCAATTTTAAGAATTATATTCAAGAACTGATTTCCTCGGactgtgccgaggacgattttcaATAGATACAACTAgtctatttttactttattatcaTTTGAACCCACTATAATCGTTACCtaactcattagagcctagtttttcaacacactctctacaaattcattatattgaGCTATTTGGGCCTAGATCCTTTTAACTTTTGGGCTTAGGACTCAAACCATGTCCTTACACTAttgatagttatttttatattttattaactctttaaaaaaatttgtaaggatattattagatataaaatataaattgtccatatttatttatttatttattattgtgaagcatcttttttttttttacgatttatttattctagactctttggtttttgtacttaataactcatttggatgaatatttatgatgtggtcccacatttaattctaaaattaagaaataaaactctttaagaataaatatttaGAACGCATGgtacaaaattgaaactctaatttgaaattctaatttgaggtTTTTTCAGCTTCAcctgttattatatatatagattaaaactaaaagtaatatttgattcattctttagattttacaaactattatcctcttctttacttttttttaaatacaagcAATTGGTTCATTTTCTCCTCTTTCCGTGCAATGTTGTTGCCGTGTTGGCCAGTTGCCATTACTATTCAAGCACAGTAGCTTACAAtattaccccccccccccccccccccaaaaaaaaaaaaagtagcataCAATGAGAAATCATCATTCATTCTAAAAGCTTGAACTAATCATTTGATTATCAATCTCAAATTAATCATTGttctttttcatattaaaaaccaaaaagaaaatagaaaatagaaaatagaattattttcataatttgttaatatgttaatttgtaattaatGCAATATCACTTTTAAATGATCTCATCACTGAGACACTATCAGTAATATGTCTATTATATAAGAGTTATAATAAACATGTGAAAATTTTCACATGTCTAGActtaattgttatttaaaaaaaaaaatcaaacaattgaaataaGAAGGTGAGAGGAGCCATCACCGACTTCATCAGACTTTTGAGGCAACTTGTGCCCCATTATTACTCCTAAGCTCTCGAGCTCATAGCTTACCACACTTCCACTCACaatataataagttaataactCGTTTTAGGTAGCTGGGCGGCCACCTATAACACTGCATATAGAAAATTGTTAGTGGGACAACTTCTTCCCTTTCTGCTTTTGGACTGACATTAGCTCTCCCTTTCTCGTGTTTGTAGACTATCAACTACTCTGTCATCACTGTGAATTATCCCAATCACACTGCATTAAGGATGGCCATGAGAAAGCCAATACAGGACCAGAGCGAGACAGGTTAGGAACGAAGTGGGTTGGaggaatttaatcatttttgttagTGGCCCCAAGGCCCCCAACATTAATAACATAGATAAGAAACAGAAAAGGAAAGAACGATCACGACAGTGCTAACTGCTATGAGAGAGAGGCACATATTTTAGAGATTGTATGTGGGTAAAATTTTAAAGAGGAGAATGAACTCCAATAAATATTTTGACGAGGAACAAATAGTGATGAGTCCCGGCTAGCCTTACAAACACCTTGTTCGGCTATGACCAACCCAAGGTTGACCAAGGAAGCTTTGATGGTTGAGTCAGTAAACTAGTGAAAGAATAGGAGAAATGAAAGTATATTTCTTGGAAATCAAATATGAGCCAACCAACTCAACCTATGGAAGAGTAGTATGAATTTACAAAAAGACTAGATACATCAAGTTTGGCATCCTGTtttgaaattacattttctttttactgtTACACTTTACATCATGAGAGTGCCTTTAGCAAGCCCAGAAAGATCCAATTTTCAGGCTTTTTGAGCTAAAATCACCGTTCTTTACTGAGATACTTTCGACAAACTAGTGACTCCATGTTTTTTCGGACATATCATAGtggggtttaaaaaaaataaattaaaatcccCGAGATATTATCAATGCCAATTATGCcatataaaataaatggaaCTAGCAAGCAATGGCAAAAGAGGGTGAATGATCAATGATTCCGTATCTTCAAGTTTACGATAACATACAAATACTATGCAACAGTTCCAAACTGAGTATCcaagaagaaattaaagaaaaggtCGAGAATATATTTCAAGAAGTGGGTGGTCACTTGTTAAAGGTAGCCACAAAACTGATTGGGCCTTTTCCAGTTACAGCAGCTTGGATTCCAAAGATGAGGAAAGCCACCATAGCAAGGCGAGCATGCTTGATCTCTGCCAATTGAAGCCTTTCCTTTTCATCAGGGTCTTTGGCCAAGCCAAGGGGATCGAAGAATTTGCCACCAGGGTATAACCTTTTCTCCACATCAAGTTCTGCATTCCTTTGGAATTCAATGTATCCCATTATTATCACCTCAATCCATATCAATGTGGTCAATGAGAATGGAAGTGAAAAGCCCAAGTAGGATGCTCCTTCCACTAGCTCTACCTGAAAACAGTCCATGACTTTGCAGCTTCAAgttcatggttttttttatgGGTGACCATGACTAGGCCAAAggttagaaaaacaaaaaagtatatattgGAACATGCATTTTTAATAATCGTTGACTTAACCTGACGTAAGTGGTGCGTAATAGAGATTGTGTTGatgaatatgaaaaaaatgatattactcTAATCACAACAAACtatatcaataattataaaaaaaatttgtgtcgATAAAATTActcttccaaaaaaagaaaaaaacaagttgTTTCTTATTATCATTGTCGATAGTCACATTATCATTGTCTTCATTATCGTCATCAACAACAAAGACCATAAGTTTTGGGTGGATATACAATGAGACAAGATGACCAAAAGGCATGCCCGAAATTCTAGGTTCCATACATTCAGCTTACCATCTCATTGGGTGACATATTCAAGTTTTGAAGTTCCAAGTTCCAACCGAGTgccatatataaaaaaataaaaataaaaaccttcatGCGAGGAAATTAAGGACTTATTTCCCCCTATAAacgatagttttttttttttagagcctCTGCTTATTACTAAATCGGGCCAATCGGCAAATCCCAATTCCGTTATAAATCTCAAAGTACTTGCGGGTCATTAGACATTTTCTACCTACATGCTACATTATAGATAAATTGTTTTACCACATTTTATAAATACTAGCTGCATTATAACTAAAATGTTAGAACTAATAAGTAAAAGATGCATACAAAGACAGAGAAATGTAAACCAAAAAACCTAGGCCACAAACCGCAGTTCTCTAATCACCATACCATTCTAATAAGTGGCTAACTACTACTCAATTCCAAATTAATCCAAACCAATAGGCCAAGTGCCCAAGGTCAAGAACTGTCTTGgttcatattattgtttttacaatttttaaaaaataattcaatagttacaatgtggagagagatttgaattctgaatatcatgaaaacacaaaaaaatgtcaatctattgaactacaagactcttgacacTCTTGTTCTTATTCTATTACGTCTTCTTGTATACTTTTATATTAGtatttaccaaaaatatatattgttcttAACCAATCTTTTCAAAGAGTGTACATGTGTGTGGAGGGATTtcattaaggaaaaataaattgtttataaaaCAGTAGGCTTATTTATTTCTAtctttctatcaaaaaaaaaaaaaaaaaactactatcaATACTCAATAGTCATCTTTAAGAATATTCTAGAAAATATACTATCAACTATACAATTTCACAagcaagacttttttttttattagtcacAAGCATGAAGCAACAccttaattcaaaataaatttaaaatatgcattGCACCACCCAAATAAGGAAGTTGACTGCAGGAattctttttaagtttataaaGTACATTGTTAATATCCTTATAGTTGAATAACGATACACTCTTATTAATTTAGAAACTAATTTATACAATAATAGGCACATCATGAATGGATTTTGAACTAGAAGTTTTGATGGTAATAGGTACATTATAAATTAATCTTGAATTATAATTTGGATGGTTGACTAATTGAGTTTTCCtaatctttaaaataaaacactTCCAAGCTGAAATGGCATCCACAATAAATAGTACCACATGATcaagtattattttttatcagtatcaataaatttaaaaacaatcgATTGTGAGTGTTAGATACGTTTTGTCCACCATGTTTCGTCCTTTACTCAATCAACTAAATCAACAAGTTGTAAAATACTCAAATTTGGTAATGTATATAAAGTTAATGAGTGTATTGTTGGTAATGTATATAAAGTTAacttcaatataaataaataaaactcaacaaaattagaatataaaaaaaacaaaaacaaaaaaagtgtttgaaaggtttgaaaaaaagaataagaatgcGTTACATATACATACCTTTCCAGCATCTTGCCATGCAACACCAGTGAGAGCTTCGACAGCAAGCGCACCAAGTACACCTAACATAGCCCATCTCCCATGAATAAGCTCACACTCCCTAAACCTCTGCAACCCAAACACCTCCGAGTACGGCTGAAACGGCGTCGGATTCACCTCCGGGTTCTCAAACCTCGACACACCTATCACGTCCCCAGCCACATTCTTCGCCAAGTTCTGGTCCAGCGAGTCAAAATCGTATTGCAAGTACTCCGCCGGTTTTCCAAACCCGAACGGATCGAACCCCCTGTCCCCAATCATGGTCCCGTCTAGCCACTCTGGCGGTTCGGCTCCCGGGAACCAAACCAGCCGGTCCAAATTGACAGTCTTTTTGGGAGCACGTGGTGGGGACTTTTTTTTGGGACCGCCGAAGCCGCCGAATCCGAACCTCGCTTGGATTCTTCCGGAGTTTTTGCTCGGGTTTATGATTCGGGTTCCAAAGAAGTGTGACGTGGCCGATGACGCTGTTGTGAAAAATGTGGTGGCCATGGTTTTCTGGGATTGAGTGAGTCAGTGAGGTGTGTGAATGAGTGTACGTACAAAGCTGAGGAATATGGTTTATATAGTGAAGGGTGTGGACGTTTGGGCCTTATCTATCTTTTTGCCTTATCTGCTGGAGTGGTGGGCGAGGCTGAATGGTTTATGGCTACTTTACCTTTGTTTGTGGGGTCGTCCCAAAATGTATTTTTGGAGAAAGTCCAAACAATACCTATAGTTTTATTTACATAGTTACACTTGTGCCCCCagacttttctttctttcttttttttcttttttttttttttgggtaagtttcCTTTCCCTCTATTAGAGGTAAATGTCATTTTAAGTGTGTAAAGAAGTTATCATTGAGAATTGAGAATAAGTATTGATTCTCACACACTTCTTTTTATATCACTcatttcacattttaaaatttagatgtAGATTATAGACATCAATACACTAACAAAcacaaattgtgaaaataaaaaagtttttctttcttctttataaataattttaatgatcAACACAATTTCCACACATTTATTGGTAGCTTCCTACCACATTTACCCTTtgttatgattttctttttctctttttgctaAATCAAGAGAAGAATAAGATTAACTAAGCAAATTTGTTCAACTATGTAGCTAATATGTACCTGATAAAGCATTGAATAACCTAACTCTATTAAGAATTAGGATCATCtttgtttgaattgaaaaaaaaaaaaaaaaaaggtccattTGACAGTTAAGATTTTATTCATTGTATTTAAGACGACGTATTTTGCCAAATGCCTTGTAGTTGAATTGACATCTCCCCATGCATAAAGTACTTACAGAcctaaagagaaaaaagttcaaattagtaagatattataattatctctcaaaaaaaaaaacaacgtaTTTTATACATTATGTCAATTTTTAATGACATAAATAACACTAAATACACTtttttagattgtaaaatatttataatcttttttttttttttttttttgagaaagaaaatatttataatctaaTCATTGGAACACATCTATTTTCAAATAAAGAGGTTTTGACATACAACCAGAAATGTTCACTCTGAAGGCCCATTTTCCTAGCTTATGGGCCACAATGTTTCTAGATCAATAATCCCAGCGTTTCAATAACAACAACAGACGGCAGTGCTTCCTTCTTGACACGACACAAGAGTAACGGGGGACACCTACTCCACTACAGCAAACCACAACCAATTGACAAAAAGACCAGATTGCAATTACtactctttctctttcttcagtGTTCCACACTCAAAAGGGAAGAGGAAAAAACATAATAGTCAACCTCAAGATTCCCCACAACGATGCCACGTGTCACTTGATGGTACATCTCACAAATATCTTCTTGGCATCTTTctactactctctctctctcttcttccttaaCTTTTTGTCTTTGATTGCTAGTCTTACCTTCTCTGGCTTTCCCTTCTCTTCCATCCAAGAGGTGCGTTCAATTtctgtaaaaatattttgattctaAATTTTAGCAGATGATGCAGAAGATTATTGTTTGCTTATCTGGGTATTCTTGTttcaatatgtttttttaatttttcctgaACATATTCTAAAACTTCAGTGCAAATCAAATGGTTGTGATATTTGTTCTTTAGAGCTCTGTTATCTGTGTATACAAAGTTATGAACTTTAGACTCAGTCTGGAAGCtgagtaataataatataagtttCAATCTTATGtttttggatgatttttcttttttagctttaTACAGTTGTACTGTTGTACAACTGCAAGTCAAGCCTTGTAGCTTAACTGGTTCGCATCATTTAGTATTGACATCCCGGGTTTAAATCCTCCCACCCCAACTTCtattgaattatccaaaaaaaaaaaccaacaacaaagcCTTTGTTCCAAAAAGTTTGTGGTTGTCtatgaataatttttcttttttagtctTAGGTTAAAAACTAAAGTTTCACCTTactactttgttttttttgcacTCAAAATTATTGTTCTTAACTGCTTATGACTTATTTTAAGCTGATCATGTGCAACATAGTCGCatttatgaaacaaaaaattcaaattcatgtTCTAATAGCTTAAACTGTTAACAATAGTCAATACGtgggatttttaatttttcaaatggGAGATAAAGTGAAGATAAGGTTTGAACTCAGGACCATCTGCCTTGATATtatgataaattaccaattacCCTATTAGGAAATGATGAATTAACCTAttaggaaatgatgaatttaattgtttaaccataattctaacatgtgCCACCAAACAGAGCTTAAGATGTGTAGTACAACGTGACAAAGCATTATTGTTGATTTACTGGTCAACCCTTTTGCTGAAATAATTGCTTATTTAGAGTTTATGAATATTGTTATTTGTGCATAAAAAGTCTTATAAACAAATAGATGCGATAGAACAATTACAGTCATTGATGGTGTGTACTGTAATTTCAATATAATTGTACCAAAATTTAAACCATTTCCAATGCTTAATCTGCAAGTTAGGTAATGGTGTACTGCATAGATTGTTATCGGCTTTAATTGAATCATATTGTGGCAGGAATCTTGACATTGA
This genomic window contains:
- the LOC126697710 gene encoding chlorophyll a-b binding protein CP29.3, chloroplastic — translated: MATTFFTTASSATSHFFGTRIINPSKNSGRIQARFGFGGFGGPKKKSPPRAPKKTVNLDRLVWFPGAEPPEWLDGTMIGDRGFDPFGFGKPAEYLQYDFDSLDQNLAKNVAGDVIGVSRFENPEVNPTPFQPYSEVFGLQRFRECELIHGRWAMLGVLGALAVEALTGVAWQDAGKVELVEGASYLGFSLPFSLTTLIWIEVIIMGYIEFQRNAELDVEKRLYPGGKFFDPLGLAKDPDEKERLQLAEIKHARLAMVAFLIFGIQAAVTGKGPISFVATFNK